The Geomonas ferrireducens genome includes a window with the following:
- a CDS encoding Fic family protein, producing MFVVFCSFKERGGGPQRVSDTRALLPIVGCLRQTSTIVTAEVHVELMLIHPFREGSGRLWRMLATLMALQAGLPILDFSDWDGETREPYFAAVRAGLDRDYIPMQKLFAGIIVTPSQAA from the coding sequence GTGTTTGTTGTTTTCTGCTCTTTCAAAGAGAGAGGGGGCGGCCCTCAGAGGGTCTCCGACACAAGGGCTCTTCTGCCAATTGTAGGGTGTTTGCGTCAGACGTCCACCATTGTAACAGCAGAAGTGCATGTTGAATTGATGCTGATACATCCTTTCAGGGAGGGGAGCGGACGATTATGGCGCATGCTGGCGACGCTCATGGCATTACAGGCAGGATTGCCAATACTGGATTTTAGTGATTGGGATGGGGAAACGCGGGAGCCTTATTTTGCAGCGGTTCGTGCCGGTTTGGACAGGGATTACATACCAATGCAGAAGCTTTTTGCAGGTATTATAGTGACCCCGTCACAGGCTGCTTAG
- the cls gene encoding cardiolipin synthase: MDRLKASAGPTEVLERQIAVNEEVSGSPLIKGNRVRLLVDGPATFAAMFKAIKSARHTVNMETFIFKDDETGHKLADLLIWKRQEGVRVNLIYDSVGSMATSASFFKRLRDKGVNVVEFNPINPLKASKKWRLALRDHRKLLVVDGKMAITGGVNISQVYSSKFVGEGEDTTKIPWRDTDILIEGPAVAELQKVFLHAWTMQKGPVLNDRDYFPVQKEYGNNLVQVVKSSPGEAGRTTFIMYVSAVAFAEKSIHLTISYFVPDRQMIKALCDAAQNGVDVRIILPKTSDQNLALYAGRYYYDELLESGVKLYQRRNAILHAKTAVIDGVWATVGSTNLDFLSFSQNFEINTVILGGDFGAKMENMFTKDLAESDPIKNEEWEKRPWSSRIREWFSHLFSHML; this comes from the coding sequence ATGGATCGTCTGAAAGCATCAGCCGGCCCGACGGAGGTTCTGGAGCGCCAGATCGCGGTAAACGAGGAGGTGAGCGGAAGCCCCCTCATCAAGGGGAACAGAGTAAGGCTCCTTGTCGACGGACCCGCCACGTTTGCTGCCATGTTCAAGGCGATAAAGAGCGCGAGGCACACGGTAAACATGGAAACGTTCATTTTTAAGGATGACGAAACGGGGCACAAGCTAGCGGATCTGCTCATCTGGAAACGGCAGGAAGGAGTCCGGGTGAATCTCATATACGACAGCGTTGGGAGTATGGCGACATCCGCTTCATTTTTCAAAAGGTTGCGGGACAAAGGCGTCAACGTCGTCGAATTTAATCCGATAAATCCGCTGAAAGCTTCGAAGAAGTGGCGGCTGGCTTTGCGGGATCACCGAAAGCTACTGGTCGTGGACGGCAAGATGGCGATAACCGGTGGGGTCAACATCAGCCAGGTCTATTCGAGCAAGTTCGTCGGTGAAGGAGAGGACACGACCAAAATTCCATGGCGCGATACGGACATCCTTATAGAAGGTCCGGCCGTGGCTGAATTACAGAAGGTATTTCTCCATGCATGGACGATGCAGAAGGGGCCGGTTCTGAATGACAGGGACTACTTCCCGGTACAGAAGGAGTACGGCAACAACCTGGTGCAGGTCGTAAAGAGCAGTCCCGGCGAAGCGGGCAGAACCACCTTCATCATGTATGTGTCCGCAGTCGCCTTCGCCGAGAAATCGATTCATTTGACGATCTCTTATTTCGTTCCTGACCGGCAGATGATAAAAGCTCTATGCGATGCCGCCCAAAACGGGGTGGACGTCAGGATCATCCTGCCGAAAACCAGCGATCAGAATCTGGCGCTATATGCAGGAAGGTACTATTATGACGAGCTGCTGGAGTCGGGTGTCAAACTTTATCAACGACGCAACGCCATCCTGCACGCCAAGACCGCAGTTATAGACGGCGTCTGGGCAACCGTCGGATCTACCAACCTTGACTTTTTAAGCTTTTCCCAAAATTTCGAGATAAATACGGTCATTTTAGGCGGAGATTTCGGCGCCAAAATGGAGAATATGTTCACTAAAGACCTCGCCGAATCCGATCCAATAAAGAATGAAGAATGGGAAAAGAGGCCATGGAGCTCAAGGATAAGGGAGTGGTTTTCGCACCTCTTCTCTCATATGCTGTAA
- a CDS encoding acyl-CoA thioesterase — MDNRKAELIETLLPKDTNSYGNIFGGVIMSIMDKTAGVVCWRYARKRVVTACAQRINFLTPINVGEVIYSRATIIHVGRSSMEVEVEVEAENVTDGEKRLAASGIFTMVAVDENWHPSPVPQWQPVTEAEIEKWRAVEKRRKEA; from the coding sequence ATGGATAACAGGAAGGCGGAACTGATCGAGACCCTCCTCCCGAAGGATACGAACTCTTACGGCAACATCTTCGGCGGGGTCATCATGAGCATCATGGACAAGACAGCGGGGGTGGTCTGCTGGAGGTACGCGCGCAAGAGGGTCGTGACCGCCTGTGCGCAGCGCATCAACTTCCTCACCCCCATCAACGTTGGCGAGGTGATCTACTCGCGGGCCACCATCATCCACGTCGGGCGCTCGTCGATGGAGGTCGAGGTCGAGGTCGAGGCGGAGAACGTCACCGACGGCGAGAAGCGTCTCGCGGCGAGCGGCATATTCACCATGGTGGCGGTGGACGAGAACTGGCATCCATCTCCCGTCCCGCAGTGGCAACCGGTTACCGAGGCTGAGATTGAGAAGTGGCGCGCGGTGGAGAAAAGGAGAAAGGAAGCGTGA
- the gluQRS gene encoding tRNA glutamyl-Q(34) synthetase GluQRS, whose amino-acid sequence MISQPSETKSIVGRFAPSPTGPLHVGSLVAALGSYLLAKRAGGLWLLRMEDLDLPRVVPGIADDMMATLEKLGFKWDGEVLYQSRRTEHYRAAARELQQKGLAYACGCTRKEIAEIASAPHEGELVYPGVCREGLPPEKVERALRVKVYDEVISFEDGIMGRYSQHLSASCGDFVIHRADGPYAYHLAVVVDDAASGVNQVVRGCDLLASTPRQIYLQRIFGFPTPDYYHLPLVTGPDGSKLSKRDNAVSLAAGRDLDRDGGRLLCAALRFLGQAPPPELQDAPPAEVLAWGVTHLEPGVVPRTPAPFL is encoded by the coding sequence TTGATTTCCCAACCATCCGAGACAAAAAGCATCGTAGGCCGTTTCGCCCCTTCCCCTACCGGACCGTTGCACGTCGGTTCACTGGTGGCGGCGCTTGGGAGTTACCTGCTCGCGAAGCGCGCCGGAGGCCTCTGGCTTTTGCGCATGGAGGATCTGGACCTGCCGCGCGTGGTCCCGGGTATCGCTGACGACATGATGGCGACGCTGGAGAAGCTGGGCTTTAAGTGGGACGGCGAGGTGCTCTACCAGAGCCGGCGGACCGAGCATTACCGTGCCGCAGCGAGGGAGCTGCAGCAGAAGGGCCTTGCCTACGCGTGCGGCTGTACCAGAAAGGAAATCGCCGAGATCGCCTCCGCACCGCACGAAGGGGAGCTGGTCTATCCCGGGGTGTGCAGGGAAGGATTGCCGCCGGAAAAGGTGGAAAGGGCGTTGCGGGTTAAGGTCTACGATGAGGTGATTTCCTTCGAGGACGGCATCATGGGGCGCTACAGCCAGCATCTCTCCGCGTCCTGCGGCGATTTCGTCATCCACCGGGCCGACGGCCCTTATGCCTACCATCTCGCCGTGGTTGTCGACGATGCCGCCTCCGGGGTGAATCAGGTGGTGCGCGGTTGCGACCTCCTGGCCTCCACGCCGCGCCAGATCTACCTGCAGCGCATCTTTGGATTCCCGACGCCTGATTACTACCATCTGCCGCTGGTCACCGGGCCCGATGGCTCGAAACTAAGCAAGCGCGACAACGCCGTTTCTCTTGCTGCCGGTCGCGACCTCGACCGTGATGGCGGCAGGCTCCTCTGTGCCGCACTTCGTTTTCTGGGCCAAGCCCCGCCGCCTGAACTGCAGGACGCCCCGCCCGCGGAAGTGCTCGCCTGGGGAGTCACCCACCTCGAGCCAGGCGTCGTTCCTCGCACCCCGGCCCCCTTTCTTTAA
- the ppnP gene encoding pyrimidine/purine nucleoside phosphorylase encodes MSEFNNVTVVKEANVYFNGAVTSRTVFFPDGSRKTLGIMMPGEYSFNTGSAEVMEIMAGELTVLLPGSPDWVAIKGGEAFEVPENASFELKVTAVTDYCCSYL; translated from the coding sequence GTGTCTGAATTCAACAATGTAACCGTCGTCAAAGAGGCCAACGTCTATTTCAACGGGGCGGTCACCAGCCGTACCGTATTCTTCCCTGACGGGTCCCGCAAGACCCTGGGCATCATGATGCCGGGAGAGTACAGCTTCAACACCGGCTCCGCCGAGGTGATGGAGATCATGGCGGGTGAGCTGACCGTGCTGCTCCCCGGTTCCCCTGACTGGGTCGCCATCAAGGGCGGGGAGGCCTTCGAGGTCCCCGAGAATGCGAGCTTTGAGCTCAAGGTAACCGCCGTCACCGACTACTGCTGCTCCTACCTCTAA